The Macaca fascicularis isolate 582-1 chromosome 1, T2T-MFA8v1.1 genome includes a window with the following:
- the MDM4 gene encoding protein Mdm4 isoform X1, producing MTSFSTSAQCSTSDSACRISPGQINQVRPKLPLLKILHAAGAQGEMFTVKEVMHYLGQYIMVKQLYDQQEQHMVYCGGDLLGELLGRQSFSVKDPSPLYDMLRKNLVTLATATTDAAQTLALAQDHSMDIPSQDQLKQSTEESSTSRKRTTEDDIPTLPTSEHKCRNSREDGDLIENLTQDETSRLDLGFEEWDVAGLPWWFLGNLRSNYTPRSNGSTDLQTNQDVGTAIVSDTTDDLWFLNESVSEQLGVGIKVEAGDTEQTSEEVGKVSDKKVIEMGKNDDLEDSKSLSDDTDVEVTSEDEWQCTECKKFNSPSKRYCFRCWALRKDWYSDCSKLTHSLSTSDITAIPEKENEGNDVPDCRRTISAPVVRPKDVYIKKENSKLFDPCNSVEFLDLAHSSESQETISSTGEQLDNLSEQRTDTENMEDCQNLLKPCSLCEKRPRDGNIIHGRTGHLVTCFHCARRLKKAGASCPICKKEIQLVIKVFIA from the exons ATGACATCATTTTCCACCTCTGCCCAGTGTTCAACATCTGACAGTGCTTGCAGGATCTCTCCTGGACAAATCAATCAG GTACGACCAAAACTGCCACTTTTGAAGATTTTGCATGCAGCAGGTGCGCAAGGTGAAATGTTCACTGTTAAAGAG GTCATGCACTATTTAGGTCAGTACATAATGGTGAAGCAGCTTTATGATCAGCAGGAGCAGCATATGGTATATTGTGGTGGAGATCTTTTGGGAGAACTTCTGGGACGTCAGAGCTTCTCCGTGAAAGACCCAAG TCCTCTCTATGATATGCTAAGAAAGAATCTTGTCACTTTAGCCACTGCTACTACAG ATGCTGCTCAGACTCTCGCTCTCGCACAGGATCACAGTATGGATATTCCAAGTCAAGACCAACTGAAG CAAAGTACAGAGGAAAGTTCCACTTCCAGGAAAAGAACTACAGAAGACGATATCCCCACACTGCCTACCTCAGAGCATAAATGCAGAAATTCTAGAGAAG ATGGAGACTTAATTGAAAATTTAACCCAAGATGAGACATCTAGGCTGGACCTTGGATTTGAGGAGTGGGATGTAGCTGGCCTGCCTTGGTGGTTTTTAGGAAACTTGAGAAGCAACTATACACCTAGAAGTAATGGCTCAACTGATTTACAAACAAATCAG gATGTGGGTACTGCCATTGTTTCAGATACGACAGATGACTTGTGGTTTTTGAATGAGTCAGTATCAGAGCAGTTAGGTGTTGGAATAAAAGTTGAAGCTGGTGATACTGAACAAACAAGTGAAGAAGTAGGGAAAGTAAGCGACAAAAAG GTGattgaaatgggaaaaaatgaTGACCTTGAAGACTCTAAGTCCTTAAGTGATGATACTGATGTAGAAGTTACCTCTGAG GACGAGTGGCAGTGTACTGAATGCAAGAAATTTAACTCTCCAAGCAAGAGGTACTGTTTTCGTTGTTGGGCCTTGAGGAAGGATTGGTATTCAGATTGTTCAAAGTTAACCCATTCTCTCTCCACATCTGATATCACTGCCATAcctgaaaaggaaaatgaaggaaatgatgTCCCTGATTGTCGAAGAACCATTTCGGCTCCTGTCGTTAGGCCTAAAGATGtgtatataaagaaagaaaactccaaaCTTTTTGATCCTTGCAACTCGGTGGAATTCTTggatttggctcacagttctgaaagccAAGAGACCATCTCAAGCACGGGAGAACAGTTAGATAACCTTTCTGAACAGAGAACAGATACAGAAAACATGGAGGATTGCCAGAACCTCTTGAAGCCATGTAGCTTATGTGAGAAAAGACCACGAGACGGGAACATTATTCATGGGAGGACGGGCCATCTTGTCACTTGTTTTCACTGTGCCAGAAGACTAAAGAAGGCTGGGGCTTCATGCCCTATTTGCAAGAAAGAGATTCAGCTGGTTATTAAGGTTTTTATAGCATAA
- the MDM4 gene encoding protein Mdm4 isoform X5 has translation MTSFSTSAQCSTSDSACRISPGQINQVRPKLPLLKILHAAGAQGEMFTVKEVMHYLGQYIMVKQLYDQQEQHMVYCGGDLLGELLGRQSFSVKDPSPLYDMLRKNLVTLATATTEMGHLFCRISHVLELADCILVILFNVFLYPPLFLVN, from the exons ATGACATCATTTTCCACCTCTGCCCAGTGTTCAACATCTGACAGTGCTTGCAGGATCTCTCCTGGACAAATCAATCAG GTACGACCAAAACTGCCACTTTTGAAGATTTTGCATGCAGCAGGTGCGCAAGGTGAAATGTTCACTGTTAAAGAG GTCATGCACTATTTAGGTCAGTACATAATGGTGAAGCAGCTTTATGATCAGCAGGAGCAGCATATGGTATATTGTGGTGGAGATCTTTTGGGAGAACTTCTGGGACGTCAGAGCTTCTCCGTGAAAGACCCAAG TCCTCTCTATGATATGCTAAGAAAGAATCTTGTCACTTTAGCCACTGCTACTACAG AAATGGGTCATTTGTTCTGTAGAATTTCCCACGTTCTAGAGTTGGCAGATTGTATCCTTGTGATTTTGTTTAATGTGTTTCTTTACCCCCCTCTATTTTTGGTAAACTAG
- the MDM4 gene encoding protein Mdm4 isoform X2, protein MTSFSTSAQCSTSDSACRISPGQINQVMHYLGQYIMVKQLYDQQEQHMVYCGGDLLGELLGRQSFSVKDPSPLYDMLRKNLVTLATATTDAAQTLALAQDHSMDIPSQDQLKQSTEESSTSRKRTTEDDIPTLPTSEHKCRNSREDGDLIENLTQDETSRLDLGFEEWDVAGLPWWFLGNLRSNYTPRSNGSTDLQTNQDVGTAIVSDTTDDLWFLNESVSEQLGVGIKVEAGDTEQTSEEVGKVSDKKVIEMGKNDDLEDSKSLSDDTDVEVTSEDEWQCTECKKFNSPSKRYCFRCWALRKDWYSDCSKLTHSLSTSDITAIPEKENEGNDVPDCRRTISAPVVRPKDVYIKKENSKLFDPCNSVEFLDLAHSSESQETISSTGEQLDNLSEQRTDTENMEDCQNLLKPCSLCEKRPRDGNIIHGRTGHLVTCFHCARRLKKAGASCPICKKEIQLVIKVFIA, encoded by the exons ATGACATCATTTTCCACCTCTGCCCAGTGTTCAACATCTGACAGTGCTTGCAGGATCTCTCCTGGACAAATCAATCAG GTCATGCACTATTTAGGTCAGTACATAATGGTGAAGCAGCTTTATGATCAGCAGGAGCAGCATATGGTATATTGTGGTGGAGATCTTTTGGGAGAACTTCTGGGACGTCAGAGCTTCTCCGTGAAAGACCCAAG TCCTCTCTATGATATGCTAAGAAAGAATCTTGTCACTTTAGCCACTGCTACTACAG ATGCTGCTCAGACTCTCGCTCTCGCACAGGATCACAGTATGGATATTCCAAGTCAAGACCAACTGAAG CAAAGTACAGAGGAAAGTTCCACTTCCAGGAAAAGAACTACAGAAGACGATATCCCCACACTGCCTACCTCAGAGCATAAATGCAGAAATTCTAGAGAAG ATGGAGACTTAATTGAAAATTTAACCCAAGATGAGACATCTAGGCTGGACCTTGGATTTGAGGAGTGGGATGTAGCTGGCCTGCCTTGGTGGTTTTTAGGAAACTTGAGAAGCAACTATACACCTAGAAGTAATGGCTCAACTGATTTACAAACAAATCAG gATGTGGGTACTGCCATTGTTTCAGATACGACAGATGACTTGTGGTTTTTGAATGAGTCAGTATCAGAGCAGTTAGGTGTTGGAATAAAAGTTGAAGCTGGTGATACTGAACAAACAAGTGAAGAAGTAGGGAAAGTAAGCGACAAAAAG GTGattgaaatgggaaaaaatgaTGACCTTGAAGACTCTAAGTCCTTAAGTGATGATACTGATGTAGAAGTTACCTCTGAG GACGAGTGGCAGTGTACTGAATGCAAGAAATTTAACTCTCCAAGCAAGAGGTACTGTTTTCGTTGTTGGGCCTTGAGGAAGGATTGGTATTCAGATTGTTCAAAGTTAACCCATTCTCTCTCCACATCTGATATCACTGCCATAcctgaaaaggaaaatgaaggaaatgatgTCCCTGATTGTCGAAGAACCATTTCGGCTCCTGTCGTTAGGCCTAAAGATGtgtatataaagaaagaaaactccaaaCTTTTTGATCCTTGCAACTCGGTGGAATTCTTggatttggctcacagttctgaaagccAAGAGACCATCTCAAGCACGGGAGAACAGTTAGATAACCTTTCTGAACAGAGAACAGATACAGAAAACATGGAGGATTGCCAGAACCTCTTGAAGCCATGTAGCTTATGTGAGAAAAGACCACGAGACGGGAACATTATTCATGGGAGGACGGGCCATCTTGTCACTTGTTTTCACTGTGCCAGAAGACTAAAGAAGGCTGGGGCTTCATGCCCTATTTGCAAGAAAGAGATTCAGCTGGTTATTAAGGTTTTTATAGCATAA
- the MDM4 gene encoding protein Mdm4 isoform X3 — MTSFSTSAQCSTSDSACRISPGQINQVRPKLPLLKILHAAGAQGEMFTVKEVMHYLGQYIMVKQLYDQQEQHMVYCGGDLLGELLGRQSFSVKDPSPLYDMLRKNLVTLATATTDAAQTLALAQDHSMDIPSQDQLKQSTEESSTSRKRTTEDDIPTLPTSEHKCRNSREDGDLIENLTQDETSRLDLGFEEWDVAGLPWWFLGNLRSNYTPRSNGSTDLQTNQVIEMGKNDDLEDSKSLSDDTDVEVTSEDEWQCTECKKFNSPSKRYCFRCWALRKDWYSDCSKLTHSLSTSDITAIPEKENEGNDVPDCRRTISAPVVRPKDVYIKKENSKLFDPCNSVEFLDLAHSSESQETISSTGEQLDNLSEQRTDTENMEDCQNLLKPCSLCEKRPRDGNIIHGRTGHLVTCFHCARRLKKAGASCPICKKEIQLVIKVFIA; from the exons ATGACATCATTTTCCACCTCTGCCCAGTGTTCAACATCTGACAGTGCTTGCAGGATCTCTCCTGGACAAATCAATCAG GTACGACCAAAACTGCCACTTTTGAAGATTTTGCATGCAGCAGGTGCGCAAGGTGAAATGTTCACTGTTAAAGAG GTCATGCACTATTTAGGTCAGTACATAATGGTGAAGCAGCTTTATGATCAGCAGGAGCAGCATATGGTATATTGTGGTGGAGATCTTTTGGGAGAACTTCTGGGACGTCAGAGCTTCTCCGTGAAAGACCCAAG TCCTCTCTATGATATGCTAAGAAAGAATCTTGTCACTTTAGCCACTGCTACTACAG ATGCTGCTCAGACTCTCGCTCTCGCACAGGATCACAGTATGGATATTCCAAGTCAAGACCAACTGAAG CAAAGTACAGAGGAAAGTTCCACTTCCAGGAAAAGAACTACAGAAGACGATATCCCCACACTGCCTACCTCAGAGCATAAATGCAGAAATTCTAGAGAAG ATGGAGACTTAATTGAAAATTTAACCCAAGATGAGACATCTAGGCTGGACCTTGGATTTGAGGAGTGGGATGTAGCTGGCCTGCCTTGGTGGTTTTTAGGAAACTTGAGAAGCAACTATACACCTAGAAGTAATGGCTCAACTGATTTACAAACAAATCAG GTGattgaaatgggaaaaaatgaTGACCTTGAAGACTCTAAGTCCTTAAGTGATGATACTGATGTAGAAGTTACCTCTGAG GACGAGTGGCAGTGTACTGAATGCAAGAAATTTAACTCTCCAAGCAAGAGGTACTGTTTTCGTTGTTGGGCCTTGAGGAAGGATTGGTATTCAGATTGTTCAAAGTTAACCCATTCTCTCTCCACATCTGATATCACTGCCATAcctgaaaaggaaaatgaaggaaatgatgTCCCTGATTGTCGAAGAACCATTTCGGCTCCTGTCGTTAGGCCTAAAGATGtgtatataaagaaagaaaactccaaaCTTTTTGATCCTTGCAACTCGGTGGAATTCTTggatttggctcacagttctgaaagccAAGAGACCATCTCAAGCACGGGAGAACAGTTAGATAACCTTTCTGAACAGAGAACAGATACAGAAAACATGGAGGATTGCCAGAACCTCTTGAAGCCATGTAGCTTATGTGAGAAAAGACCACGAGACGGGAACATTATTCATGGGAGGACGGGCCATCTTGTCACTTGTTTTCACTGTGCCAGAAGACTAAAGAAGGCTGGGGCTTCATGCCCTATTTGCAAGAAAGAGATTCAGCTGGTTATTAAGGTTTTTATAGCATAA
- the MDM4 gene encoding protein Mdm4 isoform X4, with the protein MDIPSQDQLKQSTEESSTSRKRTTEDDIPTLPTSEHKCRNSREDGDLIENLTQDETSRLDLGFEEWDVAGLPWWFLGNLRSNYTPRSNGSTDLQTNQDVGTAIVSDTTDDLWFLNESVSEQLGVGIKVEAGDTEQTSEEVGKVSDKKVIEMGKNDDLEDSKSLSDDTDVEVTSEDEWQCTECKKFNSPSKRYCFRCWALRKDWYSDCSKLTHSLSTSDITAIPEKENEGNDVPDCRRTISAPVVRPKDVYIKKENSKLFDPCNSVEFLDLAHSSESQETISSTGEQLDNLSEQRTDTENMEDCQNLLKPCSLCEKRPRDGNIIHGRTGHLVTCFHCARRLKKAGASCPICKKEIQLVIKVFIA; encoded by the exons ATGGATATTCCAAGTCAAGACCAACTGAAG CAAAGTACAGAGGAAAGTTCCACTTCCAGGAAAAGAACTACAGAAGACGATATCCCCACACTGCCTACCTCAGAGCATAAATGCAGAAATTCTAGAGAAG ATGGAGACTTAATTGAAAATTTAACCCAAGATGAGACATCTAGGCTGGACCTTGGATTTGAGGAGTGGGATGTAGCTGGCCTGCCTTGGTGGTTTTTAGGAAACTTGAGAAGCAACTATACACCTAGAAGTAATGGCTCAACTGATTTACAAACAAATCAG gATGTGGGTACTGCCATTGTTTCAGATACGACAGATGACTTGTGGTTTTTGAATGAGTCAGTATCAGAGCAGTTAGGTGTTGGAATAAAAGTTGAAGCTGGTGATACTGAACAAACAAGTGAAGAAGTAGGGAAAGTAAGCGACAAAAAG GTGattgaaatgggaaaaaatgaTGACCTTGAAGACTCTAAGTCCTTAAGTGATGATACTGATGTAGAAGTTACCTCTGAG GACGAGTGGCAGTGTACTGAATGCAAGAAATTTAACTCTCCAAGCAAGAGGTACTGTTTTCGTTGTTGGGCCTTGAGGAAGGATTGGTATTCAGATTGTTCAAAGTTAACCCATTCTCTCTCCACATCTGATATCACTGCCATAcctgaaaaggaaaatgaaggaaatgatgTCCCTGATTGTCGAAGAACCATTTCGGCTCCTGTCGTTAGGCCTAAAGATGtgtatataaagaaagaaaactccaaaCTTTTTGATCCTTGCAACTCGGTGGAATTCTTggatttggctcacagttctgaaagccAAGAGACCATCTCAAGCACGGGAGAACAGTTAGATAACCTTTCTGAACAGAGAACAGATACAGAAAACATGGAGGATTGCCAGAACCTCTTGAAGCCATGTAGCTTATGTGAGAAAAGACCACGAGACGGGAACATTATTCATGGGAGGACGGGCCATCTTGTCACTTGTTTTCACTGTGCCAGAAGACTAAAGAAGGCTGGGGCTTCATGCCCTATTTGCAAGAAAGAGATTCAGCTGGTTATTAAGGTTTTTATAGCATAA